One Cydia pomonella isolate Wapato2018A chromosome 15, ilCydPomo1, whole genome shotgun sequence DNA window includes the following coding sequences:
- the LOC133525866 gene encoding sulfotransferase 1A1-like, translating to MRQFLVYVFVLYISNISVRATTTDKVKFRELDPVSKELIMKLFIGDLALFGDGAYLKPRNYKDDIDDFKNVKVRPDDVWVATFPRSGTTLMQELVWLINNNFDYETAMKIELTERYYFLEHPRNHNSTVEKNQEYARHMPTFDMMVNSPSRRFIKTHLPFSLLPGNLLDTAKLVYVARDPRDVAVSYYHYKKIVKREYSGDFKTFWNMFTRDLVVHCPFLPHIKEAWAQRHNPNMLFMFYEELIKDLPAAVDRVAKFFDKDITNEQNKILCEHLNIKNFRKNTSVNPDWLNKGVEDLEKQGFVRKGVAGDWHEHFDDEMIVQAQLWLCDGLNGTDLFFPTMTSCDV from the exons ATGAGACAGTTCTTAGTGTATGTTTTCGTATTATACATAAGTAACATAAG TGTCAGAGCTACGACGACCGACAAGGTGAAATTTCGAGAACTGGATCCTGTGTCTAAGGAGCTGATTATGAAACtatttatag GAGATTTGGCACTTTTTGGCGACGGTGCTTATCTTAAACCTCGAAATTACAAGGATGACATCGATGATTTCAAGAATGTTAAAGTGCGGCCTGATGATGTCTGGGTCGCCACTTTTCCTCGTTCAG GAACCACTTTGATGCAAGAATTAGTCTGGTTGATAAATAACAATTTTGACTACGAAACTGCCATGAAGATAGAGTTAACAGAGAGATATTATTTCCTGGA GCATCCACGAAATCATAACTCCACTGTTGAAAAAAATCAGGAATATGCGCGACACATGCCAACTTTTGACATGATGGTGAACTCGCCTTCACGACGTTTTATCAAGACTCATCTGCCCTTTTCTCTTCTTCCTGGAAATCTGCTGGACACTGCTAAACTAGTATATGTAGCCCGAGACCCGAGAGACGTAGCTGTGTCCTACTACCATTATAAGAAAATTGTTAAGCGTGAATATTCAGGAGACTTTAAAACTTTTTGGAACATGTTCACGCGTGATTTAG TTGTACACTGTCCGTTTTTGCCGCACATAAAAGAAGCCTGGGCACAGCGTCATAATCCGAATATGCTGTTTATGTTTTACGAAGAATTGATAAAG gACTTGCCAGCTGCAGTTGATCGCGTCGCAAAATTTTTCGACAAAGACATCACCAATGAACAAAACAAGATACTTTGCGAGCACTTAAATATCAAGAACTTCAGGAAGAATACATCCGTTAACCCCGACTGGTTGAACAAGGGCGTGGAGGATCTCGAAAAACAAGGCTTCGTACGGAAAG GTGTGGCAGGCGACTGGCACGAGCACTTCGACGATGAGATGATAGTACAGGCGCAGCTCTGGCTATGCGATGGCCTCAATGGCACCGACCTGTTCTTCCCGACAATGACCAGCTGTGACGTTTAG
- the LOC133525873 gene encoding transmembrane protein 151B-like isoform X4, with the protein MTAQDRGNIFTDDDEDLRPRQQSLGGVLRREGNWKCFMLTLMIAGCLGSVAWCNTAKIDKELIDLHTFPIKRVVRESPCDVGYAYIPIAFVLLLYLVYLVECYHSTARIQLARRVDTAAVSARVHAMRTATPRVWWKAICYHYVRRKRQVTRYRNGDAYTTTQVYYERVNTHSASTSFAHACCGQRDASRNLVLDSNTPITKVRFSKGFAFANIEAASEFEDQRSRFFAEHERFDDFMEMREGLDLIGVSSFKEYMVAYRDADRCPWYSSQWLFWTLSCLLLSWPLRILIECNTAYVHYTITKIFGTNYELDPSRQLDIDTHMSDTLPPVPQRNYAWAIADEQSALLCSAPRPPRALPLSHASTVDSLELFAAIRENCALVPSYSEAMRIDAALREDPAENSNSNGVLINMETEPRPHRPAIKAASFDEPQRRPRTAVTSTHSSHNISAIARSHEAKQQNRRSWAGMVSTNRTARQILEEIRSSAPVCYQPMPESQAPTRSGDSTLYFSRELSPTCSRDPFGGRAQTTPTDEPPSYEEALKLPALRKLTRSITGTDLSGPRRAFLRDVLSNRRSCLEGVGVLAGAKSVRLPNSDPSDETPL; encoded by the exons CGTCCACGTCAGCAGAGTTTGGGCGGGGTACTGCGGCGCGAAGGCAACTGGAAGTGCTTCATGCTCACCCTCATGATCGCCGGATGTCTCGGATCCGTGGCCTGGTGCAACACCGCCAAGATCGACAAAGAACTCATCGATTTGCACAC ATTCCCGATAAAAAGGGTAGTACGTGAATCCCCTTGCGATGTCGGCTACGCCTACATACCGATTGCGTTCGTCCTGCTTTTATACCTGGTGTACTTGGTGGAATGCTACCACAGCACAGCCAGGATCCAGCTCGCCAGGCGGGTGGACACCGCAGCGGTGAGCGCCAGGGTGCACGCCATGAGGACCGCTACGCCAAGAGTTTG GTGGAAGGCGATCTGCTATCATTACGTGCGGCGCAAGCGACAGGTGACACGATACCGAAACGGGGACGCGTATACCACCACGCAG GTGTACTACGAACGCGTGAACACGCACAGCGCGAGCACGTCGTTTGCGCATGCGTGCTGCGGGCAACGAGACGCATCGCGCAACCTCGTGCTCGACTCCAATACGCCCATCACTAAAGTGCGCTTCAGCAAAGGCTTCGCCTTTGCCAACATTGAGGCTGCCAGTG AGTTCGAAGATCAAAGGTCGAGGTTTTTCGCTGAACACGAGCGATTCGACGACTTCATGGAGATGCGAGAGGGTTTGGATCTGATCGGAGTGAGCTCGTTCAAGGAGTACATGGTTGcctaccg GGACGCCGATCGCTGCCCATGGTACTCTTCTCAATGGTTGTTTTGGACACTGTCGTGTTTATTACTTTCCTGGCCTCTTCGGATTCTTATAGAATGTAACACCGCCTACGTACATTATACA ATTACCAAGATATTTGGAACAAACTATGAACTGGATCCTAGTAGACAGTTGGATATCGATACCCACATGTCAGATACGCTACCTCCTGTTCCACAGAGGAATTATGCGTGGGCCATAGCCGATGAGCAAAGCGCTTTGCTGTGCTCTGCGCCTCGACCACCCCGGGCTCTTCCTCTCTCTCACGCCTCAACTGTTGACAGCCTCGAGCTGTTTGCAGCCATCCGAGAGAATTGTGCCTTAGTTCCTTCCTATTCAGAAGCCATGCGTATCGACGCAGCACTTAGAGAAGATCCTGCAGAAAATTCTAATAGTAATGGAGTACTAATTAACATGGAAACCGAGCCAAGACCTCATCGGCCCGCTATAAAAGCGGCTTCCTTTGATGAGCCACAACGCAGGCCCAGAACAGCTGTAACTAGCACACATTCTAGTCATAATATATCTGCAATCGCTAGGTCGCATGAAGCGAAGCAGCAAAACCGGCGATCTTGGGCGGGTATGGTGTCTACCAACAGAACGGCAAGGCAAATCCTTGAGGAGATCCGATCTTCTGCCCCAGTGTGCTACCAACCCATGCCAGAGTCCCAGGCTCCTACACGAAGTGGGGATAGTACGCTATACTTTTCAAGGGAACTATCTCCAACCTGTTCTAGGGATCCATTCGGAGGTCGGGCTCAAACGACACCGACTGACGAGCCTCCATCTTATGAAGAAGCGTTGAAGCTTCCAGCCTTGAGGAAACTGACAAGGTCAATCACAGGAACTGATCTTTCCGGTCCTAGAAGGGCGTTCCTCAGGGATGTTTTATCGAACAGAAGGTCTTGCCTTGAAGGGGTGGGGGTGCTGGCGGGCGCGAAGTCGGTGCGGCTCCCCAATAGTGACCCAAGTGACGAAACACCGCTATAG
- the LOC133525873 gene encoding transmembrane protein 151B-like isoform X3: protein MTAQDRGNIFTDDDEDLRPRQQSLGGVLRREGNWKCFMLTLMIAGCLGSVAWCNTAKIDKELIDLHTFPIKRVVRESPCDVGYAYIPIAFVLLLYLVYLVECYHSTARIQLARRVDTAAVSARVHAMRTATPRVWWKAICYHYVRRKRQVTRYRNGDAYTTTQVGVYYERVNTHSASTSFAHACCGQRDASRNLVLDSNTPITKVRFSKGFAFANIEAASEFEDQRSRFFAEHERFDDFMEMREGLDLIGVSSFKEYMVAYRDADRCPWYSSQWLFWTLSCLLLSWPLRILIECNTAYVHYTITKIFGTNYELDPSRQLDIDTHMSDTLPPVPQRNYAWAIADEQSALLCSAPRPPRALPLSHASTVDSLELFAAIRENCALVPSYSEAMRIDAALREDPAENSNSNGVLINMETEPRPHRPAIKAASFDEPQRRPRTAVTSTHSSHNISAIARSHEAKQQNRRSWAGMVSTNRTARQILEEIRSSAPVCYQPMPESQAPTRSGDSTLYFSRELSPTCSRDPFGGRAQTTPTDEPPSYEEALKLPALRKLTRSITGTDLSGPRRAFLRDVLSNRRSCLEGVGVLAGAKSVRLPNSDPSDETPL from the exons CGTCCACGTCAGCAGAGTTTGGGCGGGGTACTGCGGCGCGAAGGCAACTGGAAGTGCTTCATGCTCACCCTCATGATCGCCGGATGTCTCGGATCCGTGGCCTGGTGCAACACCGCCAAGATCGACAAAGAACTCATCGATTTGCACAC ATTCCCGATAAAAAGGGTAGTACGTGAATCCCCTTGCGATGTCGGCTACGCCTACATACCGATTGCGTTCGTCCTGCTTTTATACCTGGTGTACTTGGTGGAATGCTACCACAGCACAGCCAGGATCCAGCTCGCCAGGCGGGTGGACACCGCAGCGGTGAGCGCCAGGGTGCACGCCATGAGGACCGCTACGCCAAGAGTTTG GTGGAAGGCGATCTGCTATCATTACGTGCGGCGCAAGCGACAGGTGACACGATACCGAAACGGGGACGCGTATACCACCACGCAGGTAGGC GTGTACTACGAACGCGTGAACACGCACAGCGCGAGCACGTCGTTTGCGCATGCGTGCTGCGGGCAACGAGACGCATCGCGCAACCTCGTGCTCGACTCCAATACGCCCATCACTAAAGTGCGCTTCAGCAAAGGCTTCGCCTTTGCCAACATTGAGGCTGCCAGTG AGTTCGAAGATCAAAGGTCGAGGTTTTTCGCTGAACACGAGCGATTCGACGACTTCATGGAGATGCGAGAGGGTTTGGATCTGATCGGAGTGAGCTCGTTCAAGGAGTACATGGTTGcctaccg GGACGCCGATCGCTGCCCATGGTACTCTTCTCAATGGTTGTTTTGGACACTGTCGTGTTTATTACTTTCCTGGCCTCTTCGGATTCTTATAGAATGTAACACCGCCTACGTACATTATACA ATTACCAAGATATTTGGAACAAACTATGAACTGGATCCTAGTAGACAGTTGGATATCGATACCCACATGTCAGATACGCTACCTCCTGTTCCACAGAGGAATTATGCGTGGGCCATAGCCGATGAGCAAAGCGCTTTGCTGTGCTCTGCGCCTCGACCACCCCGGGCTCTTCCTCTCTCTCACGCCTCAACTGTTGACAGCCTCGAGCTGTTTGCAGCCATCCGAGAGAATTGTGCCTTAGTTCCTTCCTATTCAGAAGCCATGCGTATCGACGCAGCACTTAGAGAAGATCCTGCAGAAAATTCTAATAGTAATGGAGTACTAATTAACATGGAAACCGAGCCAAGACCTCATCGGCCCGCTATAAAAGCGGCTTCCTTTGATGAGCCACAACGCAGGCCCAGAACAGCTGTAACTAGCACACATTCTAGTCATAATATATCTGCAATCGCTAGGTCGCATGAAGCGAAGCAGCAAAACCGGCGATCTTGGGCGGGTATGGTGTCTACCAACAGAACGGCAAGGCAAATCCTTGAGGAGATCCGATCTTCTGCCCCAGTGTGCTACCAACCCATGCCAGAGTCCCAGGCTCCTACACGAAGTGGGGATAGTACGCTATACTTTTCAAGGGAACTATCTCCAACCTGTTCTAGGGATCCATTCGGAGGTCGGGCTCAAACGACACCGACTGACGAGCCTCCATCTTATGAAGAAGCGTTGAAGCTTCCAGCCTTGAGGAAACTGACAAGGTCAATCACAGGAACTGATCTTTCCGGTCCTAGAAGGGCGTTCCTCAGGGATGTTTTATCGAACAGAAGGTCTTGCCTTGAAGGGGTGGGGGTGCTGGCGGGCGCGAAGTCGGTGCGGCTCCCCAATAGTGACCCAAGTGACGAAACACCGCTATAG
- the LOC133525873 gene encoding transmembrane protein 151B-like isoform X1, whose amino-acid sequence MTAQDRGNIFTDDDEDLRPRQQSLGGVLRREGNWKCFMLTLMIAGCLGSVAWCNTAKIDKELIDLHTFFSRRFPIKRVVRESPCDVGYAYIPIAFVLLLYLVYLVECYHSTARIQLARRVDTAAVSARVHAMRTATPRVWWKAICYHYVRRKRQVTRYRNGDAYTTTQVGVYYERVNTHSASTSFAHACCGQRDASRNLVLDSNTPITKVRFSKGFAFANIEAASEFEDQRSRFFAEHERFDDFMEMREGLDLIGVSSFKEYMVAYRDADRCPWYSSQWLFWTLSCLLLSWPLRILIECNTAYVHYTITKIFGTNYELDPSRQLDIDTHMSDTLPPVPQRNYAWAIADEQSALLCSAPRPPRALPLSHASTVDSLELFAAIRENCALVPSYSEAMRIDAALREDPAENSNSNGVLINMETEPRPHRPAIKAASFDEPQRRPRTAVTSTHSSHNISAIARSHEAKQQNRRSWAGMVSTNRTARQILEEIRSSAPVCYQPMPESQAPTRSGDSTLYFSRELSPTCSRDPFGGRAQTTPTDEPPSYEEALKLPALRKLTRSITGTDLSGPRRAFLRDVLSNRRSCLEGVGVLAGAKSVRLPNSDPSDETPL is encoded by the exons CGTCCACGTCAGCAGAGTTTGGGCGGGGTACTGCGGCGCGAAGGCAACTGGAAGTGCTTCATGCTCACCCTCATGATCGCCGGATGTCTCGGATCCGTGGCCTGGTGCAACACCGCCAAGATCGACAAAGAACTCATCGATTTGCACAC CTTCTTTTCCCGCAGATTCCCGATAAAAAGGGTAGTACGTGAATCCCCTTGCGATGTCGGCTACGCCTACATACCGATTGCGTTCGTCCTGCTTTTATACCTGGTGTACTTGGTGGAATGCTACCACAGCACAGCCAGGATCCAGCTCGCCAGGCGGGTGGACACCGCAGCGGTGAGCGCCAGGGTGCACGCCATGAGGACCGCTACGCCAAGAGTTTG GTGGAAGGCGATCTGCTATCATTACGTGCGGCGCAAGCGACAGGTGACACGATACCGAAACGGGGACGCGTATACCACCACGCAGGTAGGC GTGTACTACGAACGCGTGAACACGCACAGCGCGAGCACGTCGTTTGCGCATGCGTGCTGCGGGCAACGAGACGCATCGCGCAACCTCGTGCTCGACTCCAATACGCCCATCACTAAAGTGCGCTTCAGCAAAGGCTTCGCCTTTGCCAACATTGAGGCTGCCAGTG AGTTCGAAGATCAAAGGTCGAGGTTTTTCGCTGAACACGAGCGATTCGACGACTTCATGGAGATGCGAGAGGGTTTGGATCTGATCGGAGTGAGCTCGTTCAAGGAGTACATGGTTGcctaccg GGACGCCGATCGCTGCCCATGGTACTCTTCTCAATGGTTGTTTTGGACACTGTCGTGTTTATTACTTTCCTGGCCTCTTCGGATTCTTATAGAATGTAACACCGCCTACGTACATTATACA ATTACCAAGATATTTGGAACAAACTATGAACTGGATCCTAGTAGACAGTTGGATATCGATACCCACATGTCAGATACGCTACCTCCTGTTCCACAGAGGAATTATGCGTGGGCCATAGCCGATGAGCAAAGCGCTTTGCTGTGCTCTGCGCCTCGACCACCCCGGGCTCTTCCTCTCTCTCACGCCTCAACTGTTGACAGCCTCGAGCTGTTTGCAGCCATCCGAGAGAATTGTGCCTTAGTTCCTTCCTATTCAGAAGCCATGCGTATCGACGCAGCACTTAGAGAAGATCCTGCAGAAAATTCTAATAGTAATGGAGTACTAATTAACATGGAAACCGAGCCAAGACCTCATCGGCCCGCTATAAAAGCGGCTTCCTTTGATGAGCCACAACGCAGGCCCAGAACAGCTGTAACTAGCACACATTCTAGTCATAATATATCTGCAATCGCTAGGTCGCATGAAGCGAAGCAGCAAAACCGGCGATCTTGGGCGGGTATGGTGTCTACCAACAGAACGGCAAGGCAAATCCTTGAGGAGATCCGATCTTCTGCCCCAGTGTGCTACCAACCCATGCCAGAGTCCCAGGCTCCTACACGAAGTGGGGATAGTACGCTATACTTTTCAAGGGAACTATCTCCAACCTGTTCTAGGGATCCATTCGGAGGTCGGGCTCAAACGACACCGACTGACGAGCCTCCATCTTATGAAGAAGCGTTGAAGCTTCCAGCCTTGAGGAAACTGACAAGGTCAATCACAGGAACTGATCTTTCCGGTCCTAGAAGGGCGTTCCTCAGGGATGTTTTATCGAACAGAAGGTCTTGCCTTGAAGGGGTGGGGGTGCTGGCGGGCGCGAAGTCGGTGCGGCTCCCCAATAGTGACCCAAGTGACGAAACACCGCTATAG
- the LOC133525873 gene encoding transmembrane protein 151B-like isoform X2, producing MTAQDRGNIFTDDDEDLRPRQQSLGGVLRREGNWKCFMLTLMIAGCLGSVAWCNTAKIDKELIDLHTFFSRRFPIKRVVRESPCDVGYAYIPIAFVLLLYLVYLVECYHSTARIQLARRVDTAAVSARVHAMRTATPRVWWKAICYHYVRRKRQVTRYRNGDAYTTTQVYYERVNTHSASTSFAHACCGQRDASRNLVLDSNTPITKVRFSKGFAFANIEAASEFEDQRSRFFAEHERFDDFMEMREGLDLIGVSSFKEYMVAYRDADRCPWYSSQWLFWTLSCLLLSWPLRILIECNTAYVHYTITKIFGTNYELDPSRQLDIDTHMSDTLPPVPQRNYAWAIADEQSALLCSAPRPPRALPLSHASTVDSLELFAAIRENCALVPSYSEAMRIDAALREDPAENSNSNGVLINMETEPRPHRPAIKAASFDEPQRRPRTAVTSTHSSHNISAIARSHEAKQQNRRSWAGMVSTNRTARQILEEIRSSAPVCYQPMPESQAPTRSGDSTLYFSRELSPTCSRDPFGGRAQTTPTDEPPSYEEALKLPALRKLTRSITGTDLSGPRRAFLRDVLSNRRSCLEGVGVLAGAKSVRLPNSDPSDETPL from the exons CGTCCACGTCAGCAGAGTTTGGGCGGGGTACTGCGGCGCGAAGGCAACTGGAAGTGCTTCATGCTCACCCTCATGATCGCCGGATGTCTCGGATCCGTGGCCTGGTGCAACACCGCCAAGATCGACAAAGAACTCATCGATTTGCACAC CTTCTTTTCCCGCAGATTCCCGATAAAAAGGGTAGTACGTGAATCCCCTTGCGATGTCGGCTACGCCTACATACCGATTGCGTTCGTCCTGCTTTTATACCTGGTGTACTTGGTGGAATGCTACCACAGCACAGCCAGGATCCAGCTCGCCAGGCGGGTGGACACCGCAGCGGTGAGCGCCAGGGTGCACGCCATGAGGACCGCTACGCCAAGAGTTTG GTGGAAGGCGATCTGCTATCATTACGTGCGGCGCAAGCGACAGGTGACACGATACCGAAACGGGGACGCGTATACCACCACGCAG GTGTACTACGAACGCGTGAACACGCACAGCGCGAGCACGTCGTTTGCGCATGCGTGCTGCGGGCAACGAGACGCATCGCGCAACCTCGTGCTCGACTCCAATACGCCCATCACTAAAGTGCGCTTCAGCAAAGGCTTCGCCTTTGCCAACATTGAGGCTGCCAGTG AGTTCGAAGATCAAAGGTCGAGGTTTTTCGCTGAACACGAGCGATTCGACGACTTCATGGAGATGCGAGAGGGTTTGGATCTGATCGGAGTGAGCTCGTTCAAGGAGTACATGGTTGcctaccg GGACGCCGATCGCTGCCCATGGTACTCTTCTCAATGGTTGTTTTGGACACTGTCGTGTTTATTACTTTCCTGGCCTCTTCGGATTCTTATAGAATGTAACACCGCCTACGTACATTATACA ATTACCAAGATATTTGGAACAAACTATGAACTGGATCCTAGTAGACAGTTGGATATCGATACCCACATGTCAGATACGCTACCTCCTGTTCCACAGAGGAATTATGCGTGGGCCATAGCCGATGAGCAAAGCGCTTTGCTGTGCTCTGCGCCTCGACCACCCCGGGCTCTTCCTCTCTCTCACGCCTCAACTGTTGACAGCCTCGAGCTGTTTGCAGCCATCCGAGAGAATTGTGCCTTAGTTCCTTCCTATTCAGAAGCCATGCGTATCGACGCAGCACTTAGAGAAGATCCTGCAGAAAATTCTAATAGTAATGGAGTACTAATTAACATGGAAACCGAGCCAAGACCTCATCGGCCCGCTATAAAAGCGGCTTCCTTTGATGAGCCACAACGCAGGCCCAGAACAGCTGTAACTAGCACACATTCTAGTCATAATATATCTGCAATCGCTAGGTCGCATGAAGCGAAGCAGCAAAACCGGCGATCTTGGGCGGGTATGGTGTCTACCAACAGAACGGCAAGGCAAATCCTTGAGGAGATCCGATCTTCTGCCCCAGTGTGCTACCAACCCATGCCAGAGTCCCAGGCTCCTACACGAAGTGGGGATAGTACGCTATACTTTTCAAGGGAACTATCTCCAACCTGTTCTAGGGATCCATTCGGAGGTCGGGCTCAAACGACACCGACTGACGAGCCTCCATCTTATGAAGAAGCGTTGAAGCTTCCAGCCTTGAGGAAACTGACAAGGTCAATCACAGGAACTGATCTTTCCGGTCCTAGAAGGGCGTTCCTCAGGGATGTTTTATCGAACAGAAGGTCTTGCCTTGAAGGGGTGGGGGTGCTGGCGGGCGCGAAGTCGGTGCGGCTCCCCAATAGTGACCCAAGTGACGAAACACCGCTATAG